The following are encoded together in the Bradyrhizobium sp. CCGUVB1N3 genome:
- a CDS encoding helicase yields MPPLRLRLRGDRGRLRTLTDAIERDRPRSGWSLQISHDLSLAQYNAFDLARTLMVPVTLFQVEGAYGVMPSDELDDADVILVHEYDPHEFIPAR; encoded by the coding sequence ATGCCGCCGCTGCGCCTTCGGCTGCGCGGTGATCGCGGCCGCTTGAGGACACTGACGGACGCCATCGAGCGGGATCGGCCTCGCTCAGGATGGAGCCTTCAAATATCGCACGATCTTTCCCTTGCACAGTATAACGCCTTCGATCTCGCCCGCACTCTGATGGTACCGGTCACGCTTTTCCAAGTCGAAGGCGCATACGGCGTGATGCCGAGCGACGAACTCGACGACGCCGACGTGATCCTCGTCCACGAATACGATCCACACGAATTCATCCCGGCTCGTTGA
- a CDS encoding methyl-accepting chemotaxis protein, which produces MLFLPAIEDVMTMLFRNADLLPAAIALGAVPIANRDPSSSGFWLGLAMASVAAIAVIGARFWNKRDNIPLDEDRLAISAFSTIVDGVAVFDKQGCLTANDAAARILGLKSGRDMVGLQLSAISLDPQPNGKSVGQCFAETAAVVAKNGSATFEWWLRRTDGTPVPIRAGLVPATCRGKQINICSWQDISALVEIRDERKRTINALADDLDRSVMGVVEAVSSQAAELNHAAGSLSSLAEQNESEAKAVALCSEQASVSVQSMSSAATELSSAIQEIGRQVEDSATVTRAAVTEAGRVDRIMSELATASQKIGDVVNLINAIASQTNLLALNATIETARAGEAGKGFAVVAQEVKALASQTGKATDEIAVQIGSVQSASREAVEAIKAISVTINKISGIASAIASAVEEQGTATTLIARNVQQASDSVDQVSGRIATVTRASTETEEASSQVVNAAQHLSQHSVRLKSDVSDLVLKMRAA; this is translated from the coding sequence ATGCTCTTCCTGCCGGCGATTGAGGACGTCATGACCATGCTATTCCGGAACGCGGACTTGCTTCCTGCCGCGATAGCGCTCGGCGCGGTGCCTATCGCCAATCGCGATCCGTCATCTTCCGGCTTTTGGCTCGGCCTTGCGATGGCGTCGGTCGCAGCCATCGCAGTCATCGGGGCACGATTTTGGAACAAGAGGGACAATATCCCTTTGGACGAGGATCGTCTTGCGATCAGTGCCTTTTCCACCATCGTGGACGGGGTCGCGGTGTTCGACAAGCAGGGCTGCCTGACCGCGAATGACGCGGCGGCACGAATTCTCGGCTTGAAGAGCGGGCGCGATATGGTCGGCCTTCAATTGAGCGCCATCTCCCTCGACCCCCAGCCCAATGGCAAGAGCGTCGGTCAGTGCTTCGCGGAAACCGCAGCCGTCGTCGCCAAAAACGGAAGCGCGACGTTCGAATGGTGGCTTCGCCGGACGGATGGAACTCCTGTTCCGATCAGAGCCGGCCTGGTGCCCGCCACGTGCAGGGGCAAGCAGATCAACATCTGTTCCTGGCAGGACATCTCGGCCCTGGTCGAGATACGTGACGAGCGCAAGCGAACGATAAATGCGCTGGCCGATGATCTTGACAGGAGCGTCATGGGAGTTGTCGAAGCGGTCTCGTCACAGGCCGCCGAACTCAACCACGCGGCGGGCTCTCTGTCGTCCTTGGCCGAGCAAAATGAAAGCGAAGCAAAGGCAGTTGCACTTTGTTCCGAGCAGGCGTCGGTAAGCGTCCAGTCCATGTCCTCTGCAGCGACGGAATTGTCTTCCGCCATACAGGAAATTGGTCGCCAGGTTGAAGATTCCGCCACGGTCACACGGGCCGCAGTCACGGAAGCAGGCCGGGTGGACCGCATCATGAGTGAGCTTGCGACCGCTTCACAGAAGATCGGCGACGTGGTCAATCTGATAAACGCTATCGCAAGCCAGACCAATCTGCTTGCCTTGAACGCGACGATAGAAACGGCCCGGGCGGGTGAAGCCGGCAAGGGGTTCGCGGTCGTCGCTCAGGAGGTGAAAGCTCTAGCAAGTCAGACCGGCAAAGCGACGGACGAAATCGCCGTGCAAATCGGATCTGTTCAGTCCGCCTCTCGTGAGGCGGTCGAGGCCATCAAAGCCATTTCGGTCACAATCAACAAGATCAGCGGCATCGCATCGGCCATCGCTTCGGCCGTCGAAGAACAGGGGACCGCCACCACGCTCATTGCCCGGAACGTCCAACAGGCCTCAGACAGCGTCGACCAGGTAAGCGGAAGAATTGCGACTGTCACCCGGGCGTCCACAGAGACTGAAGAGGCCTCGAGCCAGGTCGTCAATGCCGCGCAGCATCTCTCTCAACACTCGGTGCGGCTCAAAAGTGACGTTAGCGACCTCGTTCTCAAGATGAGGGCGGCTTAG
- a CDS encoding transposase, with protein MAPSLILMKAGDRVKTDRRDAAMLAKLHRSGELTAVWIPDAAHEAMRDLVRARATGMRVLGKARQHLQGFLLRHGRIYAGKKGWTLAYRRWLTTVRFDHPASQIVLQDYIHAVTDAEARVDCLTKRIEDLAPQWSMTPFVEAVQAMRGVAFIVAVTVVAEVGDFSRFDNPRQLMAFLGLADGQGPHQAHRGSILQ; from the coding sequence GTGGCCCCCTCGCTGATCCTGATGAAGGCCGGGGATCGGGTAAAAACCGACCGGCGCGATGCGGCGATGCTGGCCAAGCTGCACCGGAGCGGCGAGCTGACAGCGGTGTGGATTCCGGATGCGGCGCATGAGGCCATGCGCGACTTGGTGAGAGCCCGCGCCACGGGGATGCGTGTGCTCGGCAAGGCGCGGCAACATCTCCAAGGCTTCCTGCTCCGACATGGCCGCATCTATGCCGGGAAGAAGGGGTGGACTCTGGCTTATCGTCGCTGGCTCACCACGGTGCGCTTCGATCACCCGGCGAGCCAAATCGTTCTGCAGGACTACATTCATGCCGTGACCGACGCTGAGGCCCGTGTGGACTGCTTGACCAAGCGGATCGAGGACCTGGCGCCACAATGGTCGATGACGCCGTTCGTAGAGGCCGTGCAGGCCATGCGCGGCGTCGCCTTCATCGTTGCCGTGACGGTGGTTGCCGAGGTCGGCGACTTCTCCCGCTTCGACAATCCCCGCCAGTTGATGGCCTTTCTCGGCCTCGCGGACGGGCAAGGGCCGCATCAAGCTCACCGCGGATCAATTCTTCAATAA
- a CDS encoding NEL-type E3 ubiquitin ligase domain-containing protein, whose protein sequence is MDRLNNDNPFEAPDFARTDRDEVQQPQANQMGFEQQLNELHLRELPARSPHLPGHPCAVSNTDADWLDLVDEGTSQLPSSPPVESEQGCNEHGVFAAANRRGLVPEGDFSVMGYRHGMDSAVHLPTHSLDREEYSSEQADDEWPTTLGLPWEDDLGELSLDREPGRGHSNTSEEGHWLTLAPARWGEVLSDRQASPASNPTNVEHPVLHRSQLGQVLNSWAGEEEQTEGEDRHEAVRRIKAWAFYPQLDLSHLRLTTLPPALPPDLGALDVSDNELMYLPDTLPPALQSLTIGRNQLTSLPPTLPERLQTLKVGFNHLTSLPESLPTELRHLDVRGNRVTSLPDTLPARLQILALGGNQLTNLPATLPEGLQTLALGANHLTSLPDTLPAELQDLDVRGNRLTSLPETLPAGLQLLAVGGNRLMSLPDNLPVELQELEADGNRLTSLPESLPSELQLLFVRDNQLTSLPETLPPELQRLHASGNRLTSLPETLPAELQVLEARDNRLASLPESLLTQLGSGCMAYLENNSLSERVRTNLAAALNAPGYVGPRVFFSMDEAIAETQARPLPEVVADWLDEAPESLAAWQNFAEEAGAPEYARFLDRLRDTVNSGNPQFRQAVIEDLQQAAMRPQLRQHYFQQAFGASESCEDRITLTWNGMQSARLSADVEGGAYDHRLGDLVEQGRVLFRLGALEGIAREKVNSLRFVDEIEVYLAYQVKLREKLELRHIAPDMRFFGVSWVTDYDLSMAETRVREEEATGFADYLATRWQPWETVVSRIAPEAHAQMQDRLVEAMGEEFDNRLQQRLADHDLIGNRDAEREFGAQIRDEIAREIKGPLTRQILADHGVEL, encoded by the coding sequence ATGGATCGGTTAAACAATGACAACCCGTTTGAAGCGCCGGATTTCGCGCGGACAGACCGCGATGAGGTGCAGCAGCCGCAAGCGAACCAAATGGGGTTTGAGCAGCAGCTAAACGAGTTGCACTTGCGCGAGCTCCCGGCCCGCAGTCCACATCTCCCCGGCCACCCCTGTGCAGTGTCGAACACAGATGCGGACTGGTTAGACCTCGTCGACGAAGGCACGTCGCAGCTGCCCTCAAGTCCGCCCGTTGAATCTGAACAGGGCTGCAATGAGCATGGGGTTTTTGCGGCGGCGAATCGCCGTGGCCTGGTGCCAGAGGGCGATTTCAGTGTCATGGGCTATCGGCACGGCATGGATTCAGCTGTCCACTTGCCGACGCATAGTCTCGATCGGGAGGAGTATTCGTCGGAGCAAGCCGATGATGAGTGGCCAACCACGCTTGGCCTGCCTTGGGAGGATGATCTCGGGGAATTGAGCCTCGATCGAGAGCCTGGACGGGGCCATAGCAATACTTCAGAAGAAGGGCACTGGCTCACGCTGGCGCCCGCGCGGTGGGGCGAAGTTTTGAGTGATCGGCAGGCCTCCCCTGCCAGCAATCCGACGAACGTTGAACATCCCGTCCTCCACCGATCGCAGCTTGGCCAGGTCCTGAACAGTTGGGCTGGCGAAGAGGAGCAGACAGAAGGGGAGGACCGGCACGAGGCCGTAAGACGAATCAAAGCTTGGGCCTTCTATCCACAGTTGGACCTATCACACCTGCGCCTGACGACCTTGCCCCCCGCCCTTCCGCCCGATCTCGGGGCGCTCGACGTCAGCGACAACGAGTTGATGTACCTGCCCGACACCCTGCCGCCGGCACTTCAATCACTCACCATCGGCCGCAACCAGCTGACCAGCCTGCCCCCAACACTCCCGGAGCGCCTTCAGACCCTCAAAGTCGGCTTCAATCACCTGACCAGCCTGCCAGAAAGCTTGCCGACCGAGCTGCGGCACTTAGATGTTCGCGGCAATCGGGTGACAAGCCTGCCGGACACTCTTCCGGCTCGACTTCAGATACTTGCCCTTGGCGGCAACCAGCTGACCAACCTGCCCGCAACACTTCCGGAGGGCCTTCAGACCCTCGCCCTCGGCGCCAATCACCTGACCAGCCTACCAGATACGCTACCCGCCGAGCTCCAGGACCTCGACGTTCGCGGCAATCGGCTGACCAGCCTGCCTGAGACCCTCCCGGCTGGACTTCAGTTACTTGCCGTCGGCGGCAACCGGCTGATGAGCCTGCCTGATAACCTCCCGGTCGAACTTCAAGAGCTTGAAGCCGACGGCAACAGGCTGACCAGCCTGCCCGAGAGTCTTCCTTCCGAGCTCCAGTTGCTTTTCGTCCGCGACAACCAGCTGACTAGCCTGCCCGAGACCCTCCCGCCTGAGCTCCAGAGGCTTCATGCCAGCGGCAACCGGCTGACCAGTCTGCCCGAGACCCTCCCGGCCGAGCTCCAGGTGCTCGAGGCGCGCGACAACCGGCTGGCCAGCCTGCCGGAGTCCCTGCTAACGCAGCTGGGTTCTGGGTGTATGGCTTATCTGGAGAATAATTCGCTTTCCGAGCGGGTGAGGACGAATCTGGCAGCGGCCCTGAATGCGCCAGGCTATGTCGGTCCTCGGGTCTTCTTTTCGATGGACGAGGCAATCGCGGAAACTCAGGCGCGGCCGCTGCCCGAAGTGGTGGCGGACTGGCTCGACGAGGCGCCGGAGTCATTGGCCGCCTGGCAGAACTTCGCCGAGGAGGCGGGTGCTCCCGAATACGCGCGCTTTCTCGACAGGCTGCGGGACACCGTAAATTCTGGCAATCCCCAGTTCCGGCAGGCCGTGATCGAAGATCTGCAGCAGGCGGCGATGAGGCCGCAATTGCGCCAGCACTACTTTCAGCAGGCCTTCGGGGCGAGCGAGAGCTGCGAGGATCGCATCACTTTGACCTGGAACGGCATGCAGAGCGCACGACTGAGCGCTGACGTCGAGGGCGGCGCCTATGACCATCGGCTCGGTGATCTCGTCGAACAGGGCCGCGTTCTGTTCCGCCTGGGCGCGCTCGAGGGAATCGCCCGGGAGAAGGTCAACTCGCTCCGCTTTGTCGACGAGATCGAGGTCTATCTCGCCTATCAGGTCAAGCTGCGCGAGAAGCTGGAGCTACGGCACATCGCCCCGGACATGCGCTTCTTCGGCGTCTCATGGGTTACCGACTACGATCTCAGCATGGCCGAGACGCGGGTGCGCGAGGAGGAGGCGACGGGGTTCGCCGACTATCTGGCAACCCGCTGGCAGCCCTGGGAGACGGTGGTGAGCCGGATCGCCCCCGAAGCCCACGCACAGATGCAGGATCGGCTCGTCGAGGCAATGGGCGAAGAGTTCGACAACCGCCTCCAGCAACGGCTTGCCGATCATGACCTGATCGGCAACAGAGATGCCGAGCGGGAGTTCGGAGCGCAGATCCGTGACGAGATCGCCCGCGAGATCAAGGGCCCCCTGACGCGTCAGATTCTCGCGGACCATGGGGTTGAGCTGTAA